One Spirochaeta africana DSM 8902 genomic window carries:
- a CDS encoding P83/100 family protein, with the protein MLLIRKLVLAGLLLGCAVLLVSFEVAEDEILSEELPDIEFENFPGIPERIDTAEEIRSIGRFLGQARELGQTDRVFAGRYRIVRAVDPEETGKLDADIIYLLPDARVDHVDNIRRIIAGYLETTYGYQTTDATLLSRFITIYNAVHRRDMEFFDARYKTVVMANLSPAGAGLPLSWREWPGGSEIVIPIRDPDAMDRLGIISPGELIDRAVLDDLRTRRDMGLEDRRDMIDFFERLIAEEEAEIALEREQIEREREELAEERERIEEEREIAVDDPDTDPDVEPEEPDDPDEIVERERELEEREERLTEREDDVEQLREEVERLREETAEDQELVLEDEEPTEAVPAAERTDLVTLLLVTQSNPAIRSQLVRVEPASGRILVRSTVSDILGRRFATIETGIAAPVADGNAAVLAVFDPMSLSVIRESEDQLHPASDIAAAGSNRLYAVVQEGGSSYLGLFNSDLELLERSQITVRPQTAIVQVAGRLYVQSADNRMLVLNPNTLEQQE; encoded by the coding sequence ATGCTGCTGATTCGCAAGCTGGTACTGGCAGGGCTGTTGCTTGGGTGCGCAGTGCTGCTGGTATCCTTTGAGGTAGCTGAGGACGAGATTCTGTCCGAGGAGCTGCCGGATATCGAGTTTGAAAACTTTCCCGGAATACCCGAACGAATTGACACCGCCGAGGAGATCCGCAGTATCGGGAGATTTCTGGGGCAGGCCAGGGAACTCGGGCAGACAGACCGCGTGTTTGCGGGGCGGTACCGGATTGTGCGAGCTGTTGACCCGGAGGAAACCGGCAAGCTGGATGCCGATATCATCTACCTGCTGCCCGATGCCCGGGTCGATCATGTTGATAATATCCGTCGGATTATCGCAGGATACCTCGAGACTACCTACGGGTATCAAACCACCGACGCGACCCTGCTGTCACGTTTTATTACCATATACAATGCGGTGCATCGTCGCGATATGGAGTTCTTTGACGCCCGTTACAAGACAGTGGTGATGGCCAACCTCAGCCCTGCAGGTGCTGGTTTGCCGTTGAGCTGGCGTGAATGGCCAGGCGGCAGCGAAATAGTGATTCCAATTCGCGATCCCGACGCCATGGATCGTCTGGGTATAATCAGCCCCGGAGAACTGATCGACCGGGCGGTGCTGGACGATCTGCGTACCCGCAGGGATATGGGGCTGGAAGACCGTCGCGACATGATCGACTTTTTTGAGCGTCTGATCGCCGAGGAGGAAGCGGAGATAGCCCTGGAGCGGGAGCAGATAGAGCGTGAGCGCGAAGAACTTGCCGAGGAACGGGAGAGAATTGAAGAGGAACGCGAAATTGCTGTTGACGATCCTGATACCGACCCGGATGTCGAGCCTGAAGAGCCGGATGATCCGGACGAAATAGTGGAACGTGAGCGTGAACTGGAAGAACGTGAAGAGCGTCTAACCGAGCGTGAGGATGATGTTGAACAACTGCGCGAAGAGGTCGAACGACTGCGGGAGGAAACCGCCGAGGATCAGGAGCTGGTGCTGGAGGACGAGGAACCGACCGAGGCCGTGCCGGCGGCGGAGCGCACCGATCTGGTGACCCTGCTGCTGGTAACCCAGTCAAACCCGGCTATCCGCAGTCAGCTTGTTCGTGTCGAACCTGCCAGCGGACGGATTCTGGTTCGATCAACCGTGAGCGATATTCTCGGGCGGCGATTTGCAACAATCGAAACCGGTATCGCTGCCCCGGTAGCGGACGGCAACGCGGCCGTACTTGCCGTATTTGACCCCATGAGTCTGAGTGTCATTCGAGAGTCCGAGGACCAGCTTCATCCGGCCAGCGATATAGCGGCAGCCGGCAGCAATCGCCTGTACGCGGTGGTGCAGGAGGGTGGCAGCAGCTACCTCGGTCTGTTCAACAGCGATCTGGAACTGCTGGAGCGCAGTCAGATCACCGTGCGTCCGCAGACAGCTATCGTACAGGTTGCCGGGCGGCTGTATGTGCAGTCCGCTGATAACCGCATGCTGGTACTGAACCCGAACACATTGGAGCAGCAGGAGTGA
- a CDS encoding M23 family metallopeptidase, translating to MQRCLALTVLILLIGIPASPLNELPVLQSLQETDPLFRQIRSDIEQSYRVGTPSPPLLLFRYYPAEHENIFSIASRLLLPYSTLATLNGITSATASLSGTSLLIPNQPGIFSADPQRDAREDPTELAALDRPWFYPGQDFTPAERRRFFEQRFSFPVASPRVTSGYGMRSSPITGRPLMHNGVDFGGRPNSEVLAAADGEIIEVAWTPVLGFYVKIQHDENLSSVYGHLSQIEVSYGQQVRRSERIGRMGTTGLTTGPHVHFEIHHHGVPVDPFRYLPGINSP from the coding sequence GCATACCGGCGAGCCCGCTGAATGAGCTGCCGGTACTGCAGTCCCTGCAGGAAACCGATCCGCTTTTCCGCCAGATCCGCAGTGATATAGAGCAATCATACCGCGTTGGTACACCGAGTCCGCCGCTGCTGCTGTTTCGCTACTACCCGGCCGAGCATGAGAATATTTTCTCTATCGCGTCGCGCTTGCTGCTGCCATACAGTACCCTGGCAACCCTGAACGGCATCACCTCGGCCACGGCCAGCCTCTCCGGGACCAGCCTGCTGATCCCAAACCAGCCAGGAATCTTTTCTGCTGACCCGCAGCGCGACGCGCGAGAGGATCCGACCGAACTTGCTGCGCTTGATCGCCCGTGGTTCTATCCCGGACAAGATTTTACCCCTGCAGAGCGCCGGCGTTTTTTTGAGCAGCGCTTCAGCTTTCCGGTGGCATCGCCGCGCGTCACCTCCGGCTACGGGATGCGTAGCAGCCCGATCACCGGCAGACCACTCATGCACAATGGGGTTGATTTTGGCGGCAGGCCGAACAGCGAGGTACTGGCAGCTGCCGACGGAGAAATAATCGAGGTTGCCTGGACCCCGGTACTTGGCTTTTACGTGAAAATACAGCATGATGAAAATCTGTCCAGTGTATACGGACATTTGTCTCAGATTGAGGTAAGTTATGGACAGCAGGTACGCCGATCAGAACGGATCGGCAGGATGGGGACGACCGGTCTTACCACCGGGCCGCATGTACATTTCGAAATCCATCACCACGGTGTGCCCGTGGACCCGTTCAGGTATCTGCCCGGAATTAATTCGCCATGA
- a CDS encoding penicillin-binding protein 1A, whose amino-acid sequence MKFTRPKMAIIGLLTAFAGTVALAVGISLGLAMATMNNISDFDSITDHTTALPTQVYDIQGRLITQFFSDEKREIVPLDEMPKHLIYALVTREDQDFFQHNGFSVRGTFRAAVNVALGRYFSGGSTITQQLAGHLFADRTDISLLRKVRELWWAFQIERHWTKNEILEEYLNRMYFGANTYGVEAASQFYFGKSVREISVAESAILVIQLANPSLYNPFRRPNAARQMQRTILNQMVNLEYVSAEEADEAFTLYWNNFDFTRSTTATAFFDREDQAPYFSEHVRNQLQNEILLGSADIYRDGYSVYTTLDLDAQESAQAHLTRGVNAANRIFSQNMQRRREYADENFVPIIDMLSLAFNIPDIRVADARQRQQAMDYFLNEMTPLIDMLGLQFGENEQHPVRLSARAAHTRIDQQASRSTVEGALIAIEHETGHIKAMVGGSQFEGRNQLNRATQGRLQPGSAFKPLYYAAAIEDEIMTAATRLYDSPVVFWNEDGTPYTPMNYRGSWEGPVLFRRSLYRSMNVPSIKILNEVGFTSALNTSARLLGVPETSMAARGFVRRYPVGLGIVSVSPQEMAQAFGAFANRGRKVDAIAVRYIEDRHGRVIAEPESQLRQEQQRRSRQEAQLISPQTAYIMTDILRSTVDQFDGTLRYARNLAGGFGDMQMAGKTGTTQNWADAWTVGYSPYISTAVWVGFDRPGNSLGINQTGAVTAGPIWSRFMHDYHRDLEPREFERPTQGITEVEVSARSGLLVPENFQGRTLTEVFISGTEPREFDTLDQQEREQNERLLNRLSSSIETGGLGAGSPLRGFQGIDRPISFDARELGINISLDDDEEFDEPADVDEVNLLDDLDDRFAPSSPAPIEPETEFPSMDDPFHLPEDDEFSNPLLD is encoded by the coding sequence ATGAAATTCACGAGACCGAAGATGGCGATTATCGGCCTGTTGACCGCTTTCGCCGGAACGGTAGCACTTGCTGTCGGAATCAGTCTGGGGCTGGCAATGGCCACCATGAATAACATTTCCGACTTTGATTCGATTACAGATCATACAACCGCTTTGCCGACACAGGTATACGATATCCAGGGACGCCTGATTACCCAGTTTTTCTCTGATGAGAAACGCGAGATTGTGCCGCTGGACGAGATGCCCAAGCACCTGATCTATGCGCTGGTCACCCGTGAGGATCAGGACTTTTTTCAGCACAACGGATTCAGCGTCCGCGGCACCTTTCGCGCTGCGGTCAACGTGGCACTCGGCCGCTATTTCTCTGGTGGTTCAACCATAACCCAGCAGCTGGCAGGCCACCTGTTTGCAGATCGGACCGATATCAGCCTGCTGCGCAAGGTTCGCGAGCTGTGGTGGGCATTTCAGATCGAACGACACTGGACGAAAAACGAAATTCTTGAGGAATACCTTAACCGGATGTACTTCGGCGCCAACACCTACGGTGTCGAAGCTGCCAGTCAGTTCTACTTCGGCAAGAGTGTCCGCGAGATATCGGTGGCCGAATCAGCTATCCTGGTCATCCAGCTGGCCAACCCGTCGCTGTACAACCCCTTCCGACGCCCGAACGCGGCCCGTCAGATGCAGCGTACTATACTGAACCAGATGGTCAATCTGGAGTATGTGTCGGCAGAGGAGGCCGATGAGGCCTTCACCCTGTACTGGAACAACTTTGATTTCACACGCTCCACAACCGCAACCGCCTTTTTTGATCGTGAAGACCAGGCGCCTTACTTCAGCGAGCATGTACGCAATCAGCTGCAGAACGAGATCCTCCTGGGCAGTGCCGATATCTACCGCGATGGCTACAGCGTCTACACCACCCTGGATCTGGATGCACAGGAATCAGCCCAGGCCCATCTGACCCGGGGGGTCAATGCTGCCAACCGGATCTTCTCGCAAAATATGCAGCGCCGACGGGAGTATGCCGACGAGAATTTTGTGCCGATCATCGACATGCTCAGCCTGGCATTCAACATTCCTGATATCCGGGTTGCCGATGCCCGGCAGCGCCAGCAGGCAATGGATTACTTTCTGAACGAGATGACCCCCCTCATCGATATGCTCGGCCTGCAGTTCGGAGAGAACGAGCAGCACCCGGTACGACTGTCAGCACGTGCGGCACACACCCGGATTGACCAGCAGGCCAGCCGCAGCACCGTTGAGGGTGCATTGATCGCAATCGAACACGAAACCGGACACATCAAGGCAATGGTGGGCGGTAGTCAGTTTGAGGGCCGTAACCAGCTGAACCGGGCGACCCAGGGACGCCTGCAGCCGGGGTCGGCATTTAAGCCGCTGTATTATGCAGCCGCCATAGAAGACGAGATCATGACGGCGGCCACCCGTCTCTACGACTCCCCGGTGGTGTTCTGGAACGAGGACGGCACCCCGTATACCCCGATGAACTATCGCGGTTCATGGGAAGGGCCGGTACTGTTCCGACGCTCGCTATACCGATCCATGAACGTACCCTCCATCAAGATTCTGAACGAGGTCGGCTTTACCAGCGCCCTGAACACCTCGGCACGACTGCTGGGAGTCCCGGAAACAAGCATGGCTGCACGCGGATTTGTCCGACGCTATCCGGTCGGGCTGGGTATCGTCTCGGTATCCCCGCAGGAGATGGCCCAGGCTTTCGGGGCGTTTGCCAATCGTGGACGTAAAGTCGACGCGATTGCGGTCCGCTATATCGAGGATCGCCACGGACGGGTGATCGCCGAGCCTGAGAGCCAGCTGCGGCAGGAACAGCAGCGTCGCAGTCGCCAGGAAGCACAGCTGATCAGTCCGCAAACCGCCTATATCATGACCGACATCCTGCGTTCTACGGTTGACCAGTTTGACGGCACCCTGCGCTATGCACGCAACCTCGCAGGTGGGTTCGGGGATATGCAGATGGCGGGGAAAACCGGCACTACCCAGAACTGGGCCGATGCCTGGACAGTGGGCTACTCGCCCTACATCTCCACCGCTGTATGGGTAGGGTTTGACCGCCCCGGAAACTCGCTGGGAATCAACCAGACCGGGGCCGTAACCGCCGGCCCGATCTGGTCACGCTTTATGCACGACTACCATCGTGATCTCGAGCCTCGTGAGTTCGAACGGCCGACCCAGGGTATTACCGAGGTCGAGGTCAGTGCCCGCTCGGGACTGCTGGTGCCGGAAAATTTTCAGGGTCGGACCCTCACCGAGGTCTTTATCTCCGGCACCGAGCCACGGGAATTCGATACCCTGGATCAGCAGGAGCGCGAGCAGAATGAGCGCCTGCTGAACCGGCTGTCTTCGTCTATCGAGACCGGGGGACTGGGTGCCGGATCACCCCTGCGCGGTTTTCAGGGTATCGATCGCCCGATCAGCTTTGATGCCCGGGAGCTGGGGATTAACATCAGCCTGGATGACGACGAGGAATTTGATGAGCCCGCAGATGTCGATGAGGTCAATCTGCTCGACGACCTTGACGACCGATTTGCACCATCGAGTCCCGCGCCGATAGAGCCAGAGACTGAATTTCCGTCTATGGATGATCCATTCCATCTGCCCGAGGATGACGAGTTTTCCAATCCGTTGCTCGATTGA
- the pyrB gene encoding aspartate carbamoyltransferase → MTSNPGRFAGRNISVVRDLSVDEQRYLYQQARRLKQAMLSGENVDEFRRLDADLGAYLVFLEDSTRTKESFRNAAKFHGVKVNDFDAKSSSFAKKETITDTIRMLYGYSSRSLFIVRSRLEGTCTWLHRVLTQYGHNAGLPQPSFINAGDGRHEHPTQEFLDEFSFLEQLDWNDEEIHVALVGDLFHGRTVHSKADGLRIFRRVKVDLVAPGDLQLPPYYRQKMERAGFIVREFDSIDDYLHTDNPAPLWYFTRLQLERMGDKVRDRADQLRYAVTVRPEHTPRFPSGAKLFHPLPRHGSQPTIPHFLDATPLNGWDVQSMNGYFTRIALIGLLTGVIGNDFSGYSPPEESYDEEFLIDAPVKSKPKPNFKVGIKPVEHGLVIDHIGLGDDPRTIWDHIEKIRRILDLNCVSSHGVYKGHSGRNHKGIISIPGESTMDESRMKILAAIAPNATVNMVEEGRVIRKVRLSMPPRVYGLDSIACKNPDCIAFPENGEFVEQEFVRYGSDAFVCRYCEKPHTYREIWRD, encoded by the coding sequence ATGACATCAAATCCTGGTCGGTTTGCCGGCCGCAATATCTCGGTGGTGCGCGACCTAAGTGTCGACGAACAGCGCTATCTGTATCAGCAGGCTCGCCGCCTGAAGCAGGCGATGCTCAGCGGCGAGAATGTCGATGAATTCCGGCGTCTCGATGCAGATCTGGGTGCCTATCTGGTATTTCTTGAGGATAGTACCCGCACAAAGGAGTCTTTCCGCAACGCTGCCAAATTTCATGGGGTCAAGGTGAATGATTTCGATGCGAAGTCATCCTCGTTTGCAAAAAAAGAAACCATAACCGATACGATTCGTATGCTGTACGGCTACAGCTCGCGCTCCCTGTTTATCGTACGCAGCCGCCTCGAAGGAACCTGTACCTGGCTTCATCGTGTTCTGACCCAGTACGGACACAACGCCGGACTGCCCCAGCCCTCGTTCATCAATGCCGGTGATGGCCGTCACGAACATCCCACCCAGGAATTCCTGGATGAGTTCAGTTTTCTTGAGCAGCTTGACTGGAACGATGAAGAGATACATGTAGCCCTGGTGGGGGATCTTTTTCACGGGCGGACCGTTCACTCCAAGGCCGACGGCTTGCGAATATTCCGGAGGGTTAAGGTTGATCTGGTAGCACCCGGTGATCTGCAGTTGCCGCCGTACTACCGGCAGAAAATGGAGCGGGCCGGCTTTATCGTACGTGAATTTGATTCGATCGACGATTACCTGCACACCGACAATCCGGCTCCGCTGTGGTATTTTACCCGTCTGCAGCTGGAGCGAATGGGTGACAAGGTGCGGGATCGTGCGGATCAGTTACGCTACGCTGTTACGGTACGTCCGGAGCACACACCCCGATTTCCGTCAGGCGCCAAACTGTTTCATCCCCTGCCGCGACATGGAAGCCAGCCTACTATACCGCATTTTCTGGATGCAACACCCCTGAATGGCTGGGATGTTCAATCCATGAACGGGTATTTTACCCGCATCGCACTGATCGGATTGCTGACCGGAGTAATTGGCAATGATTTCTCCGGTTATTCCCCACCGGAGGAGAGCTACGACGAGGAATTTCTGATCGATGCGCCGGTAAAGAGCAAACCGAAACCGAATTTCAAGGTGGGTATCAAACCGGTTGAGCACGGACTGGTGATTGACCATATCGGTCTCGGGGATGATCCGCGTACAATCTGGGATCATATTGAAAAGATCAGGCGAATACTCGATCTGAACTGTGTCAGCTCCCATGGTGTTTACAAAGGCCACAGCGGGCGCAACCACAAAGGGATCATATCGATCCCTGGTGAATCTACCATGGACGAATCCAGAATGAAGATCCTGGCCGCTATTGCACCCAACGCTACGGTGAATATGGTGGAGGAGGGCAGGGTTATTCGCAAGGTAAGGCTCTCGATGCCGCCACGGGTGTACGGGCTGGATTCAATTGCATGCAAGAATCCTGACTGTATTGCCTTTCCGGAGAATGGAGAATTCGTCGAGCAGGAGTTTGTGCGATACGGCAGTGATGCCTTTGTGTGTCGCTACTGCGAGAAACCGCACACCTATCGCGAGATATGGCGCGATTGA
- a CDS encoding ParB N-terminal domain-containing protein: MERNVQDIRIGKRIRHDIGDISSLKESMKRYGMLNPVVITESGTLIAGYRRLQAARELGWSTVRVKIMPNTDEADLIEIEIDENLHRKPFTEDERTDAFLQLERLRNPGLLTRILRGLRSLWRRFLGLFTRSR; this comes from the coding sequence ATGGAACGCAATGTACAGGACATTCGTATCGGCAAGCGCATTCGGCACGACATCGGGGATATATCCAGCCTGAAGGAAAGCATGAAGCGCTATGGGATGCTGAACCCGGTGGTCATAACCGAGTCAGGTACCCTGATTGCGGGATACCGTCGCCTGCAGGCGGCCAGGGAGCTCGGCTGGAGCACCGTCAGGGTCAAAATCATGCCCAATACCGATGAGGCTGATCTGATCGAGATCGAGATCGATGAAAATCTGCATCGCAAGCCTTTTACCGAGGATGAGCGCACCGATGCCTTTCTGCAGCTTGAACGGCTGCGCAACCCCGGATTGCTGACCCGGATACTGCGGGGACTAAGATCGCTGTGGCGTAGATTCCTTGGACTGTTCACCCGCTCCCGCTAG
- a CDS encoding class I SAM-dependent methyltransferase has protein sequence MSDQTVLQQEMLINRLKKRRRHLWKWAKRNDITCFRLYDRDIPEIPFVIDEYEGHLNMAEYNRPHDRSPEEHAVWIEAMRDAAARGVGVPLERVFLKARERQRGSAQYEKLDQQQVEVIGTEHGLKFILNMSDYVDTGLFLDHRTTRRYVMDMAFGARMLNLFAYTGSFSVYAAAGGAEHTLSVDLSNTYCDWARRNLDLNGPFPGRHEILCMDVFSFLKEAVTQQQRYDVIVLDPPTFSNSKKMDGVLDVQRDHPQLIDWCYRLLAPQGTLLFSTNFRKFKLDTAGMPRGAAIRELTPRTIPEDFRNQKIHRCWEIIRER, from the coding sequence ATGTCTGACCAAACCGTTCTGCAGCAGGAAATGCTGATCAATCGCCTGAAAAAACGCCGTCGCCACCTCTGGAAATGGGCCAAACGTAACGATATCACCTGTTTTCGGCTGTATGATCGGGACATTCCGGAGATCCCGTTCGTCATCGATGAATATGAGGGACATCTGAACATGGCGGAGTACAACCGCCCGCATGATCGCAGCCCGGAGGAGCATGCGGTCTGGATCGAAGCAATGCGGGATGCAGCCGCCCGGGGTGTTGGCGTCCCGCTGGAGCGGGTGTTCCTGAAGGCTCGTGAGCGGCAGCGTGGCAGCGCACAGTACGAGAAGCTCGATCAGCAGCAGGTCGAGGTTATCGGCACGGAGCATGGGCTGAAGTTCATCCTGAACATGTCAGATTATGTCGACACCGGGTTGTTTCTGGACCACCGCACCACCCGACGCTATGTTATGGACATGGCCTTTGGTGCCCGTATGCTGAATCTGTTCGCGTACACCGGCTCATTCTCGGTGTACGCAGCCGCCGGCGGGGCCGAACATACCCTTTCTGTTGATCTGTCCAACACCTATTGTGACTGGGCACGCCGGAATCTCGATCTGAACGGTCCCTTTCCGGGACGACACGAGATTCTGTGTATGGATGTATTCTCTTTTCTGAAGGAAGCGGTTACCCAGCAGCAGCGGTATGATGTTATCGTGCTGGACCCGCCGACATTCTCCAACAGTAAAAAAATGGATGGCGTACTGGATGTACAGCGTGACCATCCGCAGCTGATTGACTGGTGCTATCGCCTGCTGGCTCCGCAGGGAACCCTGCTGTTCTCCACCAACTTCCGCAAGTTCAAGCTGGATACCGCCGGAATGCCTCGTGGTGCCGCTATTCGCGAGCTCACCCCGCGGACGATTCCCGAGGATTTCCGCAACCAGAAGATACACCGCTGCTGGGAGATCATCCGCGAACGCTAA
- a CDS encoding redox-sensing transcriptional repressor Rex has protein sequence MSTARPASLPTIKRLPSYLQIIENARDDGREFISGTVIADELELEPIQVRKDLAVTGIVGKPRVGFSVSELIEAISAFLHWNKVNRSILLGAGHLGTALMGYSEFRRHGLSIIAAFDPSPERHDLVINETRILPMDDLDDFIRREQPEIAILTVPSSVAQQTADQVIAAGVRSLWNFTNVKLKVPAGVVVQKEDLSSGYAVLSVKMGLAAHSAECSDDPAPLPGGRTSTI, from the coding sequence ATGAGCACAGCGCGACCCGCTAGCTTGCCGACAATCAAACGGCTGCCGTCCTATCTACAGATAATCGAAAATGCACGCGATGACGGGCGTGAGTTCATTTCCGGCACCGTAATTGCCGATGAGCTGGAGCTTGAACCGATCCAGGTTCGTAAGGATCTGGCGGTAACCGGTATCGTGGGTAAGCCGCGCGTAGGATTTTCGGTTTCGGAACTGATCGAGGCCATATCGGCTTTTTTGCATTGGAATAAAGTAAACCGTTCTATTCTTCTTGGTGCGGGACATCTGGGTACCGCACTCATGGGATATTCCGAGTTTCGCCGTCACGGCCTGTCGATAATTGCCGCCTTCGATCCCAGTCCGGAGCGTCACGATCTGGTAATCAACGAAACCCGGATTCTACCCATGGATGATCTTGATGATTTTATCCGACGCGAGCAGCCGGAGATCGCGATCCTGACTGTTCCCTCATCCGTTGCCCAGCAAACCGCTGATCAGGTTATCGCGGCCGGTGTGCGCTCGCTGTGGAACTTTACCAATGTCAAACTCAAGGTTCCCGCCGGTGTTGTTGTCCAGAAAGAGGATCTCTCCTCTGGCTATGCAGTACTCTCGGTCAAGATGGGACTGGCGGCGCATTCAGCGGAATGCAGCGACGATCCAGCCCCCCTGCCCGGTGGACGAACCAGCACCATATAG
- a CDS encoding class I SAM-dependent RNA methyltransferase — protein sequence MEVVIAIGTLNIDSEIEIVIDKLLSDGRGMGRFQGRVVFVDGVIPGEAVRLRVTRIKSGFAEGQLLQVVSASPHRIAPFCQHFSDCGGCSLQYLEAGAQLRHKAEALRDSLRRLGKLADNELPALQLLHGPEHGYRNRMRFIAHRDGGWGLRGKSSRRVVLLQECRIAHPRIQTDLLHGRIPDGVQPGEEFTVYADDHGLYKSPHQAEAHLSGLVFRFPVDSFFQSNRVMLEAVLPAVTEDLPDGIVADLYGGMGVFAAGVARHGHDCISVDSHIPTGAGVVASPDSDRQRGSVVFRRMKVEQWLQTPEAAQTYGAVLLDPPRAGLSPAVCRGVCRMDTRVIRYLSCNPDTFARDAGHLVRSGRRLTRLLTVDFYPHSSHLEVFGEFR from the coding sequence GTGGAGGTTGTCATCGCCATTGGTACTTTAAATATCGATTCTGAGATCGAGATCGTTATCGACAAGCTGCTCAGCGACGGTCGCGGCATGGGTCGCTTCCAGGGCAGGGTGGTGTTTGTCGACGGGGTGATTCCCGGCGAAGCGGTGCGGCTGCGTGTTACGCGCATCAAATCCGGTTTTGCCGAGGGGCAGCTGCTGCAGGTTGTCTCGGCCTCGCCGCACCGCATTGCCCCGTTCTGTCAGCATTTTTCTGATTGCGGCGGCTGCAGTCTGCAGTATCTCGAGGCTGGCGCTCAGCTACGGCACAAGGCCGAGGCGCTGCGGGACTCTCTGCGCAGGCTCGGCAAGCTTGCAGACAACGAACTGCCTGCGCTGCAGCTGTTGCACGGCCCGGAACACGGCTACCGCAACCGGATGCGGTTCATTGCGCATCGGGATGGCGGCTGGGGGCTGCGTGGAAAAAGCAGCCGGAGGGTGGTCTTGCTGCAGGAATGCCGGATCGCACACCCAAGGATACAGACCGACCTGCTGCACGGCCGGATTCCCGACGGGGTACAGCCGGGTGAAGAGTTTACGGTATATGCCGATGACCATGGCCTGTATAAGTCGCCGCACCAGGCGGAGGCGCATCTGTCCGGGCTTGTCTTTCGCTTCCCGGTGGACTCGTTTTTTCAGAGCAACCGGGTGATGCTGGAGGCCGTGCTGCCGGCTGTTACCGAAGACCTGCCGGATGGAATAGTGGCCGATCTGTACGGTGGCATGGGGGTGTTCGCAGCCGGTGTGGCCCGGCACGGACATGACTGTATTTCAGTCGATTCCCATATCCCGACTGGTGCCGGGGTGGTTGCATCACCTGATTCTGACAGACAGCGCGGGTCTGTTGTATTCCGGCGGATGAAGGTCGAGCAATGGCTGCAGACCCCGGAGGCTGCACAAACCTATGGTGCGGTGCTGCTGGACCCTCCACGCGCTGGTCTGAGCCCGGCGGTGTGCCGTGGCGTCTGTCGTATGGACACCCGGGTAATCCGGTATCTGTCCTGTAACCCGGATACCTTCGCCCGCGATGCCGGCCACCTGGTCCGTTCAGGCCGGCGCCTGACCCGCCTGCTGACGGTAGATTTCTATCCGCACAGCAGTCACCTGGAGGTGTTCGGTGAGTTTCGGTAG